In the Bacillus shivajii genome, one interval contains:
- a CDS encoding methyl-accepting chemotaxis protein: MVENMKELISSVEGSVSEVSQASQSLSALSEETTASSEEVGRAISEIASGANQQASDIESANQKSMSLSSKIDSVSEQNEQMNVLSNGANESSQQGSSQIATLKDKTNESNEVIQSVNDVLSSLVYKIKEIESVIGTINEISEQTNLLALNASIEAARAGEHGRGFAVVADEVRKLAEQSSDATEQVRKTILGIQGETKNATEAMDKTNKISEEQLQVVDDTENVFKSIDHDMKKIIQSIEAISQDIEGVNQSKDDVIGTFQSISAVSEESAASTEEITASIEEQIKAISTISHSAEELNESSEKLKKMIEVFNIR; this comes from the coding sequence ATGGTAGAGAATATGAAAGAACTGATTTCTTCTGTAGAAGGGTCCGTTTCCGAAGTTTCTCAAGCTTCGCAAAGTTTAAGTGCATTATCAGAAGAAACAACAGCCTCCAGTGAGGAAGTAGGTAGAGCAATTTCAGAAATTGCATCTGGGGCAAATCAGCAAGCGTCTGATATCGAAAGTGCAAATCAAAAGTCGATGTCTCTTTCTTCAAAAATAGACAGTGTTAGTGAACAAAATGAACAGATGAATGTTTTATCAAATGGGGCTAATGAATCAAGCCAGCAAGGTTCTTCTCAAATTGCCACGTTAAAAGATAAAACAAATGAATCAAACGAAGTCATTCAATCTGTTAATGATGTACTTTCAAGCCTTGTATATAAAATTAAAGAGATCGAAAGTGTAATTGGTACAATTAATGAAATCTCTGAACAAACAAACTTACTCGCTTTAAATGCTTCGATTGAAGCAGCAAGAGCTGGTGAGCATGGAAGAGGCTTTGCTGTTGTCGCTGATGAAGTAAGGAAGTTAGCAGAACAATCTTCTGATGCTACTGAACAAGTAAGAAAAACAATTCTAGGTATTCAAGGCGAAACGAAAAACGCTACAGAAGCGATGGACAAAACGAATAAAATCTCAGAAGAGCAATTACAAGTTGTTGATGATACCGAAAACGTCTTTAAGTCCATTGATCATGATATGAAAAAGATTATTCAATCGATTGAAGCTATCAGTCAAGATATTGAAGGTGTGAATCAATCAAAGGACGATGTGATTGGTACTTTCCAAAGTATTTCAGCGGTTTCCGAAGAATCAGCAGCTTCTACAGAAGAGATTACGGCTTCTATTGAAGAACAGATTAAAGCAATTTCAACTATTTCTCATTCTGCAGAAGAACTAAATGAATCAAGTGAAAAACTGAAAAAAATGATTGAAGTATTTAATATTCGTTAA
- a CDS encoding OsmC family protein: protein MANKMNIMVNAETEGITVTAKAGKHEFIIDEGNQMGGQDLGPNPLQSVLGSLAACENVTARMVAREMNFDLQDITFKMKGQFDPKGFMGDPSVRPYFEAVTVEATVTTSESDDRLKELQEKVESRCPVYTMLKAADVEMNDTWIKA from the coding sequence ATGGCAAACAAAATGAACATTATGGTAAATGCTGAGACAGAAGGAATTACAGTGACAGCGAAGGCTGGAAAGCATGAATTTATTATTGATGAAGGAAATCAAATGGGAGGTCAAGATTTAGGACCTAACCCACTACAATCTGTACTAGGGTCGTTAGCAGCTTGTGAAAACGTGACAGCACGAATGGTCGCACGTGAAATGAATTTTGACTTACAAGATATTACGTTCAAAATGAAAGGACAATTCGATCCTAAAGGTTTCATGGGGGACCCTTCTGTACGTCCTTACTTTGAAGCAGTGACAGTAGAGGCAACAGTAACAACAAGTGAATCAGATGACAGACTAAAAGAACTACAAGAAAAAGTTGAATCTCGATGTCCAGTATATACAATGTTAAAAGCAGCAGATGTAGAAATGAATGATACGTGGATAAAAGCATAA
- a CDS encoding arsenic resistance protein, whose amino-acid sequence MKKVYTFPQKYLMFSIPTTLILGFIIGMFIDTSFLRGTILFATIIMIYATLIGFKLKELKSIKGSKIHGFAIVMNFLIIPGIAYAIGKLFLTEYPIMFAGLALAALLPTSGMTISWTALQKGNVPASVKLTVFGLIIGSILTPWYLIAMVGEYVDINILATIRTIALIVFLPMILGHFTFKLILKKYTLEHFQKKIKPNLAPLSIWAMLYVVFVSISTQASIIASNLQLIVISILVLVVFYGLNYLIATFTALKFFNRGDGIAFVNGTVLRNLSIAIGLGATAFGAEAALLLTIGFVVQQQSIAYYSKFSNKRWFKKNQLQNEY is encoded by the coding sequence ACTACTTTAATCCTTGGATTTATTATAGGTATGTTTATCGATACAAGCTTTTTGCGAGGGACGATCTTATTTGCAACAATTATTATGATTTATGCAACTTTAATTGGTTTTAAATTAAAGGAGTTAAAATCAATTAAAGGGTCAAAAATTCACGGCTTTGCTATTGTTATGAACTTTTTAATTATCCCTGGGATTGCTTATGCTATTGGTAAACTTTTTTTAACTGAGTATCCAATTATGTTTGCTGGTTTAGCTCTAGCAGCTTTATTACCGACTAGTGGAATGACGATTTCTTGGACGGCACTACAGAAAGGGAACGTCCCTGCATCCGTAAAATTAACCGTTTTTGGATTAATCATAGGATCAATCCTTACACCTTGGTATTTAATTGCAATGGTAGGAGAGTATGTAGACATTAATATTTTGGCTACGATTCGTACGATTGCATTAATTGTCTTCTTACCAATGATACTTGGTCATTTTACATTTAAATTAATATTGAAAAAGTATACGCTTGAACATTTCCAAAAGAAAATTAAGCCGAACCTTGCTCCTTTAAGCATCTGGGCGATGTTATATGTTGTTTTTGTAAGTATTAGTACACAAGCGTCAATCATTGCATCAAATTTACAACTTATTGTTATTTCAATTTTAGTTTTAGTCGTGTTTTATGGGCTTAATTATCTAATAGCAACATTTACTGCTTTAAAATTTTTTAACCGTGGAGATGGGATTGCGTTCGTAAATGGAACAGTCCTACGCAACCTTTCAATTGCAATTGGTTTGGGTGCAACAGCATTTGGTGCTGAAGCTGCCCTTTTACTAACAATTGGTTTCGTTGTGCAGCAACAAAGTATTGCCTATTACAGTAAGTTTTCAAATAAACGTTGGTTTAAAAAGAATCAACTACAAAATGAATATTAA